The Drechmeria coniospora strain ARSEF 6962 chromosome 02, whole genome shotgun sequence genome has a segment encoding these proteins:
- a CDS encoding protein kinase yields MLGTSSLHSARVYFPRIKAKASYASSLWRSTSITALSSFGAGRQPCYFGSLSPEMSPSPRSEYVWIDGVERLEMYEPGGFHPVMIDDVLHHRYRVVDKLGYGGYATIWLAHDSRLHRYVAIKVGVSSLSCPSSEPKILRRLSDSNPTVSPVDPPAIAAEALPTILDEFELQGPNGIHHCYATLPAQGSVQEAKFSRLFPIQVARALSAKLLLAVDFVHSQGFVHGDIHLRNILIKLPSTLDQLSVDQFRDKYGEPEQVPVRRYDGLPLPPSIPPQAVLPVILGKEAQDFTLDDARALVLSDFGEAFAPGTEQRLGKDCHVPLIKRPPEAMFEPDTPLSFPSDIWSLGHAIWDILGVKSVFYELEPQNEVVAEQIDVLGLQHFPSRWRTLWERPQAEGEGLYGNIPRKPAHDRQTLPPLEELFEDKVQKWRRKRHAGVFGEEETRAILELMRGTLALSPEKRWTTQQILASEWMVKWALPASEAQRTLGPAVCEEAERLFDVPPSKRAFLDAA; encoded by the exons ATGCTAGGTACATCCAGTCTTCACTCTGCCCGTGTCTATTTCCCAAGAATCAAAGCAAAGGCCAGCTACGCCTCCAGCCTCTGGCGCTCAACGTCGATAACCGCACTGTCGAGCTTTGGTGCGGGACGCCAGCCTTGCTACTTTGGCTCACTGAGTCCGGAAATGTCACCCAGTCCACGTAGCGAGTACGTGTGGATTGATGGGGTAGAACGGCTGGAGATGTACGAGCCTGGTGGCTTCCATCCCGTCATGATTGACGACGTCCTGCACCATCGATATCGCGTCGTTGACAAGCTAGGATATGGTGGCTATGCCACCATCTGGCTCGCTCATGACAGCCGACTCCATCGGTATGTCGCAATCAAAGTCGGTGTCTCGTCCCTGTCCTGCCCTTCCAGCGAGCCCAAGATTCTGCGTCGTTTGTCCGACTCAAACCCGACCGTCTCTCCCGTTGATCCACCCGCCATTGCCGCGGAGGCTCTTCCTACCATTCTAGATGAATTTGAGCTCCAAGGCCCCAATGGAATCCATCATTGCTACGCAACGCTTCCTGCACAGGGCAGTGTTCAAGAGGCAAAATTCAGTAGACTGTTCCCCATCCAAGTTGCTCGGGCCTTATCGGCCAAAttgctcctcgccgtcgactttgTTCATTCGCAAGGCTTCGTCCATGGAG ATATCCACCTTCGCAACATCTTGATCAAGCTTCCGTCCACGCTCGATCAGCTCTCCGTTGATCAATTCAGGGACAAGTATGGAGAGCCCGAGCAGGTCCCCGTCAGACGATATGATGGACTCCCGCTTCCACCAAGCATCCCGCCCCAGGCTGTACTGCCCGTAATTCTGGGCAAGGAAGCACAAGATTTCACTTTGGACGATGCACGTGCCCTCGTGTTGAGCGACTTTGGCGAAGCATTTGCTCCAGGAACAGAGCAACGCCTAGGCAAAGACTGTCACGTCCCTCTCATCAAGAGACCTCCGGAAGCCATGTTCGAGCCTGACACACCTTTGTCGTTCCCCTCTGACATATGGAGCCTCGGACATGCCATCTGGGACATCCTAGGTGTAAAGTCAGTCTTCTACGAGCTGGAACCGCAGAACGAGGTTGTGGCGGAGCAGATCGATGTCTTGGGCCTCCAACACTTTCCTTCGAGATGGCGGACGCTTTGGGAAAGACCACAGGCTGAAGGGGAAGGCTTGTATGGAAATATTCCTCGCAAGCCCGCGCACGATCGTCAGACACTTCCACCTCTCGAGGAGTTATTTGAGGATAAGGTGCAAAAGTGGAGGAGAAAGCGACATGCTGGTGTcttcggcgaggaagaaaCAAGGGCCATTCTTGAGTTGATGCGGGGCACGCTTGCACTCTCCCCCGAGAAACGTTGGACGACGCAACAGATACTCGCGTCTGAATGGATGGTGAAGTGGGCGCTTCCAGCAAGTGAAG CTCAGCGGACGTTGGGTCCAGCCGTCTGCGAAGAAGCAGAGAGGCTCTTTGacgtgccgccgtcgaaaCGAGCATTTTTGGACGCAGCGTAA